In a single window of the Branchiostoma floridae strain S238N-H82 chromosome 2, Bfl_VNyyK, whole genome shotgun sequence genome:
- the LOC118410538 gene encoding uncharacterized protein LOC118410538 isoform X3, which produces MSPSKVELQPRPSDDDQPPVVPGEMAGADEHPDHGAHHVHFGRTDRTEFSVTAPAHSEGAAPGQHHGQEQCNNSSNSGGSNSNSSGGARAPRSILRKEEHTFDHDSGSDLDIPLPEHLSQRRRSLRLSRSPTHLYHGHRRHTSTPTSSRGSLCDEEYFAQLSQGRRKSITAQHRRESGASTTASSYVSLVSDYEWYSKLTDSQMAAARETLHLLETTAPGNLDLDQLYNTLKPLDAGVTRQEVDHVLQFLGTDADRLEFGEFLYALANIVDEEEADLEPTEKSSRVNVYKHRQGVLYTAIAALSMREAAKSLGDIERYYSMKRRLAPEVLSHFTAGARLIGLTERQLTRHMARLHKAFKLTDEERESPYAKPLPFVASAPPKKLQPSAGPKIAWGAKKQGERVGKASPAVPVDGTSPASSRPRTAPATTTRQRARVSSGRAVSAKSPRKPNVSHRLHRANHVPLPAMLSSEIVTFDDLSDMRKKEPTSRSS; this is translated from the exons ATGTCTCCCTCGAAAGTTGAGTTACAGCCACGCCCCTCAGACGACGACCAGCCCCCGGTGGTGCCAGGAGAGATGGCGGGGGCGGATGAACACCCGGACCACGGGGCACACCACGTCCACTTTGGCAGGACGGACCGCACGGAGTTCAGCGTGACAGCCCCGGCACACTCCGAGGGAGCTGCACCTGGTCAGCACCATGGCCAGGAACAGTGTAACAACAGCAGTAACAGCGGCGGGAGTAACAGCAACAGCAGCGGAGGTGCCAGGGCGCCACGGAGTATCCTCAGGAAGGAAGAGCACACCTTTGACCACGACTCCGGGTCTGACTTGGATATACCATTACCAGAGCATCTCTCACAAAGG CGCCGGTCACTGCGCCTGTCTAGATCTCCCACACACTTGTACCACGGACACAGGCGCCACACCTCCACACCGACCTCCTCTCGCGGCTCCCTTTGTGACGAGGAGTACTTCGCACAACTCAGTCAGGGCAGGCGGAAAT CTATCACAGCCCAGCACAGGCGCGAGAGTGGTGCCAGCACGACAGCCAGCAGCTATGTTAGTCTCGTGTCGGATTACGAGTGGTACTCGAAGCTGACAGACAGCCAGATGGCAGCAGCAAGGGAGaccctgcatctgctggagacGACTGCACCAGGCAACCTAGACTTAGATCAGCTGTACAACACACTGAAG CCCCTGGACGCAGGTGTGACCAGACAGGAGGTGGACCACGTGCTACAGTTCCTCGGTACAGACGCTGACCGTCTGGAGTTCGGGGAGTTTCTGTACGCACTGGCTAACATTGTGGACGAAG AAGAAGCCGATCTCGAGCCCACAGAAAAGTCTAGTCGCGTCAATGTCTACAAGCACCGCCAGGGTGTGCTGTACACCGCCATCGCTGCCCTGTCCATGAGGGAGGCTGCGAAGTCGCTTGGCGACATCGAACGGTACTACAGCATGAAGCGCAGATTGGCACCAGAG GTTCTCTCTCACTTCACGGCCGGTGCCCGGCTGATCGGCCTGACAGAGCGACAACTTACACGCCACATGGCCCGTCTACACAAGGCATTCAAGCTCACTGATGAAGAGAGAGAATCGCCATACGCTAAGCCACTCCCATTTGTCGCATCTGCGCCCCCAAAGAAGCTTCAGCCAAGCGCGGGACCCAAGATAGCATGGGGGGCTAAGAAGCAGGGTGAGCGGGTTGGTAAAGCAAGTCCGGCAGTTCCTGTCGATGGGACGTCTCCAGCTAGCAGCCGTCCGAGAACTGCACCTGCCACTACTACTCGGCAGAGGGCGCGCGTGTCTTCAGGTCGCGCTGTATCAg CCAAGTCGCCCCGCAAACCAAACGTATCCCACCGTCTCCATCGGGCCAACCACGTACCGCTGCCGGCCATGCTGTCCTCCGAGATCGTCACCTTCGACGACCTGTCCGACATGCGGAAAAAG GAACCCACTAGTCGATCTTCATGA
- the LOC118410538 gene encoding uncharacterized protein LOC118410538 isoform X1, whose product MSPSKVELQPRPSDDDQPPVVPGEMAGADEHPDHGAHHVHFGRTDRTEFSVTAPAHSEGAAPGQHHGQEQCNNSSNSGGSNSNSSGGARAPRSILRKEEHTFDHDSGSDLDIPLPEHLSQRRRSLRLSRSPTHLYHGHRRHTSTPTSSRGSLCDEEYFAQLSQGRRKSITAQHRRESGASTTASSYVSLVSDYEWYSKLTDSQMAAARETLHLLETTAPGNLDLDQLYNTLKPLDAGVTRQEVDHVLQFLGTDADRLEFGEFLYALANIVDEEEADLEPTEKSSRVNVYKHRQGVLYTAIAALSMREAAKSLGDIERYYSMKRRLAPEVLSHFTAGARLIGLTERQLTRHMARLHKAFKLTDEERESPYAKPLPFVASAPPKKLQPSAGPKIAWGAKKQGERVGKASPAVPVDGTSPASSRPRTAPATTTRQRARVSSGRAVSAKSPRKPNVSHRLHRANHVPLPAMLSSEIVTFDDLSDMRKKASTEIERYYQDLRRFAVEKAKNFSQKLVVEDIPDQLQGNYHQVTQAYLPQRENQVFVIAPWINTRNSLFIRCHGASRPRSPFT is encoded by the exons ATGTCTCCCTCGAAAGTTGAGTTACAGCCACGCCCCTCAGACGACGACCAGCCCCCGGTGGTGCCAGGAGAGATGGCGGGGGCGGATGAACACCCGGACCACGGGGCACACCACGTCCACTTTGGCAGGACGGACCGCACGGAGTTCAGCGTGACAGCCCCGGCACACTCCGAGGGAGCTGCACCTGGTCAGCACCATGGCCAGGAACAGTGTAACAACAGCAGTAACAGCGGCGGGAGTAACAGCAACAGCAGCGGAGGTGCCAGGGCGCCACGGAGTATCCTCAGGAAGGAAGAGCACACCTTTGACCACGACTCCGGGTCTGACTTGGATATACCATTACCAGAGCATCTCTCACAAAGG CGCCGGTCACTGCGCCTGTCTAGATCTCCCACACACTTGTACCACGGACACAGGCGCCACACCTCCACACCGACCTCCTCTCGCGGCTCCCTTTGTGACGAGGAGTACTTCGCACAACTCAGTCAGGGCAGGCGGAAAT CTATCACAGCCCAGCACAGGCGCGAGAGTGGTGCCAGCACGACAGCCAGCAGCTATGTTAGTCTCGTGTCGGATTACGAGTGGTACTCGAAGCTGACAGACAGCCAGATGGCAGCAGCAAGGGAGaccctgcatctgctggagacGACTGCACCAGGCAACCTAGACTTAGATCAGCTGTACAACACACTGAAG CCCCTGGACGCAGGTGTGACCAGACAGGAGGTGGACCACGTGCTACAGTTCCTCGGTACAGACGCTGACCGTCTGGAGTTCGGGGAGTTTCTGTACGCACTGGCTAACATTGTGGACGAAG AAGAAGCCGATCTCGAGCCCACAGAAAAGTCTAGTCGCGTCAATGTCTACAAGCACCGCCAGGGTGTGCTGTACACCGCCATCGCTGCCCTGTCCATGAGGGAGGCTGCGAAGTCGCTTGGCGACATCGAACGGTACTACAGCATGAAGCGCAGATTGGCACCAGAG GTTCTCTCTCACTTCACGGCCGGTGCCCGGCTGATCGGCCTGACAGAGCGACAACTTACACGCCACATGGCCCGTCTACACAAGGCATTCAAGCTCACTGATGAAGAGAGAGAATCGCCATACGCTAAGCCACTCCCATTTGTCGCATCTGCGCCCCCAAAGAAGCTTCAGCCAAGCGCGGGACCCAAGATAGCATGGGGGGCTAAGAAGCAGGGTGAGCGGGTTGGTAAAGCAAGTCCGGCAGTTCCTGTCGATGGGACGTCTCCAGCTAGCAGCCGTCCGAGAACTGCACCTGCCACTACTACTCGGCAGAGGGCGCGCGTGTCTTCAGGTCGCGCTGTATCAg CCAAGTCGCCCCGCAAACCAAACGTATCCCACCGTCTCCATCGGGCCAACCACGTACCGCTGCCGGCCATGCTGTCCTCCGAGATCGTCACCTTCGACGACCTGTCCGACATGCGGAAAAAG GCGTCTACGGAGATTGAGCGGTACTACCAGGACCTGCGCAGGTTCGCTGTGGAAAAGGCTAAAAACTTCAGCCAGAAGCTCGTG GTTGAAGATATCCCAGACCAGCTGCAGGGCAACTATCACCAGGTGACCCAGGCCTACCTACCTCAGCGGGAGAACCAAGTCTTCGTCATCGCACCCTGGATCAACACCCGCAACAGCCTCTTCATTAGGTGCCATGGAGCGTCCAGGCCGCGCAGCCCCTTCACGTAA
- the LOC118410538 gene encoding uncharacterized protein LOC118410538 isoform X2, with the protein MSPSKVELQPRPSDDDQPPVVPGEMAGADEHPDHGAHHVHFGRTDRTEFSVTAPAHSEGAAPGQHHGQEQCNNSSNSGGSNSNSSGGARAPRSILRKEEHTFDHDSGSDLDIPLPEHLSQRRRSLRLSRSPTHLYHGHRRHTSTPTSSRGSLCDEEYFAQLSQGRRKSITAQHRRESGASTTASSYVSLVSDYEWYSKLTDSQMAAARETLHLLETTAPGNLDLDQLYNTLKPLDAGVTRQEVDHVLQFLGTDADRLEFGEFLYALANIVDEEADLEPTEKSSRVNVYKHRQGVLYTAIAALSMREAAKSLGDIERYYSMKRRLAPEVLSHFTAGARLIGLTERQLTRHMARLHKAFKLTDEERESPYAKPLPFVASAPPKKLQPSAGPKIAWGAKKQGERVGKASPAVPVDGTSPASSRPRTAPATTTRQRARVSSGRAVSAKSPRKPNVSHRLHRANHVPLPAMLSSEIVTFDDLSDMRKKASTEIERYYQDLRRFAVEKAKNFSQKLVVEDIPDQLQGNYHQVTQAYLPQRENQVFVIAPWINTRNSLFIRCHGASRPRSPFT; encoded by the exons ATGTCTCCCTCGAAAGTTGAGTTACAGCCACGCCCCTCAGACGACGACCAGCCCCCGGTGGTGCCAGGAGAGATGGCGGGGGCGGATGAACACCCGGACCACGGGGCACACCACGTCCACTTTGGCAGGACGGACCGCACGGAGTTCAGCGTGACAGCCCCGGCACACTCCGAGGGAGCTGCACCTGGTCAGCACCATGGCCAGGAACAGTGTAACAACAGCAGTAACAGCGGCGGGAGTAACAGCAACAGCAGCGGAGGTGCCAGGGCGCCACGGAGTATCCTCAGGAAGGAAGAGCACACCTTTGACCACGACTCCGGGTCTGACTTGGATATACCATTACCAGAGCATCTCTCACAAAGG CGCCGGTCACTGCGCCTGTCTAGATCTCCCACACACTTGTACCACGGACACAGGCGCCACACCTCCACACCGACCTCCTCTCGCGGCTCCCTTTGTGACGAGGAGTACTTCGCACAACTCAGTCAGGGCAGGCGGAAAT CTATCACAGCCCAGCACAGGCGCGAGAGTGGTGCCAGCACGACAGCCAGCAGCTATGTTAGTCTCGTGTCGGATTACGAGTGGTACTCGAAGCTGACAGACAGCCAGATGGCAGCAGCAAGGGAGaccctgcatctgctggagacGACTGCACCAGGCAACCTAGACTTAGATCAGCTGTACAACACACTGAAG CCCCTGGACGCAGGTGTGACCAGACAGGAGGTGGACCACGTGCTACAGTTCCTCGGTACAGACGCTGACCGTCTGGAGTTCGGGGAGTTTCTGTACGCACTGGCTAACATTGTGGACGAAG AAGCCGATCTCGAGCCCACAGAAAAGTCTAGTCGCGTCAATGTCTACAAGCACCGCCAGGGTGTGCTGTACACCGCCATCGCTGCCCTGTCCATGAGGGAGGCTGCGAAGTCGCTTGGCGACATCGAACGGTACTACAGCATGAAGCGCAGATTGGCACCAGAG GTTCTCTCTCACTTCACGGCCGGTGCCCGGCTGATCGGCCTGACAGAGCGACAACTTACACGCCACATGGCCCGTCTACACAAGGCATTCAAGCTCACTGATGAAGAGAGAGAATCGCCATACGCTAAGCCACTCCCATTTGTCGCATCTGCGCCCCCAAAGAAGCTTCAGCCAAGCGCGGGACCCAAGATAGCATGGGGGGCTAAGAAGCAGGGTGAGCGGGTTGGTAAAGCAAGTCCGGCAGTTCCTGTCGATGGGACGTCTCCAGCTAGCAGCCGTCCGAGAACTGCACCTGCCACTACTACTCGGCAGAGGGCGCGCGTGTCTTCAGGTCGCGCTGTATCAg CCAAGTCGCCCCGCAAACCAAACGTATCCCACCGTCTCCATCGGGCCAACCACGTACCGCTGCCGGCCATGCTGTCCTCCGAGATCGTCACCTTCGACGACCTGTCCGACATGCGGAAAAAG GCGTCTACGGAGATTGAGCGGTACTACCAGGACCTGCGCAGGTTCGCTGTGGAAAAGGCTAAAAACTTCAGCCAGAAGCTCGTG GTTGAAGATATCCCAGACCAGCTGCAGGGCAACTATCACCAGGTGACCCAGGCCTACCTACCTCAGCGGGAGAACCAAGTCTTCGTCATCGCACCCTGGATCAACACCCGCAACAGCCTCTTCATTAGGTGCCATGGAGCGTCCAGGCCGCGCAGCCCCTTCACGTAA